A section of the Acanthochromis polyacanthus isolate Apoly-LR-REF ecotype Palm Island chromosome 1, KAUST_Apoly_ChrSc, whole genome shotgun sequence genome encodes:
- the il17ra1a gene encoding interleukin 17 receptor A1a: MVSDRALLVVMCVSLSSAVSILSGPPLSCGRQDLNCTVSTGNCLDRGWLKSHKYTPSAPEELQVSVDTRQDEAGHLQPVLNATWKLRDEGSISYLTATELHVLVVPTNHNLCVRYSFKDKLGQRDPSNEKWSFSADMLVLVPGEKYRVSVFNIPKPELDHTSYDVSTDVTVPGCHHPKMQMTQFCIETGSLWQSNISVAQITADSGKSALAVSFNTDKRCEEYDVIVSCDINKHPHSIKKNNLTTLNMSFILDKWPRSCCQFAVEVNPHFPRCWPDCIRHKRTQDFCTAKSTDAPDVSWNTLIAIGVVSMCIVMALVIYVYRRKSDKTAPHDKSKKQQQHQLKQPPKVLVIYSQDHHLYRDIVLKLCSFLRAKCGIEVLVDLLDSTSVSMVGRHRWLEWQRQQMKNPSDKILVLCSQGVQAKWRAMCGQRPVTLREDITSPTDDMLTPFLNLFLTDMHQAGMQSKYMVAYFGDISSELDVPSVFDIAVKYNLMKHFEEMYFRILDKEKYEPGLVNHIEGIGGDEYFHCPSGRDLKKAIDAFQAYQTENPDWFERECVENEEEVIAEVSPLIDQLQIPPVLECVPVIRDGLPVFIHEVEINENCNRIHILTPELNPEHQLSSVAELIPAVNPECKHLSSLDEVLTDHLYPHSPSPASVYSAEPVLNKLPPPRQNWLSLREEPLGQLPTEDDDEDSLLPINQPFAHFDQRSSTPQNSLDSKFPEPSCANIPSEYFPSSEISHPQPMDMEEGEGLDSRKAPNSGSDQGYSSKISSQNEPPFKEDPLVSLMRLQQQQFLQNPRYSDRDPEEPYEH, from the exons ATGGTATCTGACCGAGCTCTGTTGGTGGTAATGTGTGTTTCGTTGTCGTCCGCGGTGAGCATTTTATCAGGACCTCCTCTGAGCTGCGGCCGACAG GATTTGAATTGTACAGTCAGCACAG gtaaCTGTCTGGACAGAGGGTGGCTGAAGTCTCATAAATACACTCCCAGTGCTCCAGAGGAGCTGCAGGTGTCAGTGGACAccaggcaggatgaggcaggacatCTGCAGCCTGTACTGAACGCTACCTGGAAGCTAAGGGATGAAG GCAGTATCAGTTACCTGACTGCCACTGAGCTTCACGTCCTGGTGGTGCCCACCAATCACAACCTGTGTGTTCGATATTCTTTCAAAGACAAACTTGGACAGAGAGATCCATCAAACGAAAAG TGGTCATTCTCAGCTGACATGCTGGTGCTGGTCCCTGGTGAGAAATACCGGGTGTCTGTCTTCAACATCCCCAAACCAGAGCTCGACCACACCTCCTATGATGTCAGCACTGATGTCACTGTCCCTG GCTGTCACCATCCCAAAATGCAAATGACCCAGTTCTGTATAGAGACAG GAAGTCTGTGGCAGTCTAACATCAGTGTGGCTCAGATCACTGCAGACAGTGGAAAGTCTGCTCTGGCTGTTAGCTTCAACACAGATAAACGGTGTGAAGAGTATGATGTTATTGTCAGCTGCGACATTAACAAACATCCTCACAGCATAAAAAAG AACAATTTGACGACCCTGAATATGTCATTCATTCTTGATAAATGGCCAAGATCCTGCTGCCAGTTTGCTGTTGAg GTAAATCCCCATTTCCCACGATGCTGGCCGGACTGTATCCGTCATAAAAGAACTCAGGATTTTTGTACCG CAAAGTCAACAGATGCCCCAGATGTCTCTTGGAACACATTGATTGCAATAGGAGTGGTGTCTATGTGCATAGTGATGGCACTTGTGATTTATGTCTACCGCAGGAAGTCAG ataaaactgcaccacatgacaaaagtaagaaacagcagcaacatcagcTTAAACAACCTCCCAAAGTGCTGGTCATCTACTCCCAGGACCACCACTTGTATAGAGACATAGTGCTGAAGCTCTGCAGCTTCCTCCGGGCCAAGTGTGGCATCGAGGTGCTGGTAGACCTGCTCGACTCCACATCAGTCAGCATGGTGGGTCGCCACCGCTGGCTTGAGTGGCAACGGCAGCAGATGAAAAACCCCTCTGATAAAATCCTGGTGCTGTGTTCACAAGGTGTCCAGGCAAAGTGGAGGGCCATGTGTGGTCAGAGGCCAGTGACACTGAGGGAAGACATCACCTCTCCCACAGATGATATGCTCACTCCCTTTCTTAACCTCTTCCTAACTGACATGCACCAGGCAGGTATGCAGAGCAAGTACATGGTAGCTTACTTTGGTGACATCAGCAGCGAACTAGACGTGCCATCAGTTTTTGACATTGCCGTCAAATATAATCTGATGAAGCACTTTGAAGAGATGTACTTCCGCATCTTAGACAAAGAAAAGTATGAGCCAGGTCTTGTTAACCACATTGAGGGAATTGGTGGGGATGAATATTTCCACTGTCCCTCAGGTAGAGACCTGAAAAAAGCTATTGATGCCTTCCAGGCCTACCAAACGGAAAATCCCGATTGGTTTGAGAGGGAGTGTGTAGAAAATGAGGAGGAAGTCATTGCTGAAGTCAGCCCACTCATTGACCAGCTGCAGATCCCTCCTGTCCTAGAGTGTGTCCCTGTAATCAGAGATGGGCTTCCCGTTTTCATTCATGAGGTAGAAATCAATGAAAATTGCAACAGGATTCATATTCTTACACCTGAACTGAACCCAGAGCACCAGCTATCATCAGTGGCAGAACTTATACCAGCAGTGAATCCTGAGTGCAAACATCTGTCAAGCCTGGATGAGGTGTTGACAGATCATCTGTATCCTCACAGCCCCAGTCCAGCATCAGTCTATAGCGCAGAGCCTGTTTTGAACAAATTACCACCACCAAGGCAGAACTGGCTCTCCCTCAGAGAAGAACCTTTGGGTCAACTTCCTactgaggatgatgatgaggattcTTTACTGCCTATCAATCAACCCTTTGCCCATTTTGACCAGAGAAGCTCAACTCCACAGAACTCTCTGGACTCAAAATTTCCAGAGCCCTCATGTGCAAACATACCGAGTGAGTATTTCCCTTCTTCTGAAATCAGCCACCCCCAGCCTATGGATATGGAGGAGGGCGAGGGTCTGGATTCTAGAAAAGCTCCAAACAGCGGTTCAGATCAAGGCTACAGCTCCAAAATATCCTCCCAGAATGAACCCCCTTTCAAAGAGGATCCACTCGTGAGTTTGATGagactacagcagcagcagtttctgCAGAATCCCAGATACTCTGACAGAGACCCAGAAGAGCCATATGAACATTAA